A single Natrinema pellirubrum DSM 15624 DNA region contains:
- a CDS encoding ABC transporter permease yields the protein MISDRIRSNLWQTFRKSLLPKLGLVLLASIVFMAVFAPVLATHNPTRTGYYDEQGAEYPPLGHEYTTSVADDGDIVDVTVEPTTEHVLGTNNVGQDVYSRFLYGARVSLLVGLLGTALAVVIGVPIGLAAGYYGGRVDDGLMRIADTMLAFPALVLALALIGVFGESPIYVPDPIVALGLVDGMPDSIPIPGTVTIVAGLVTWVWFARVARGEALSIRSEEYVKAARSFGTSDRTILLKHVLPNSLTPIIVLATIQVAAIILLEASLAYLGFSGTTLSWGYEIERGQDVLRTRPWVAMVPGIGIVLAVISVNLLGDWLRDALDPNIEGEGR from the coding sequence ATGATCTCGGACCGAATCAGATCGAATCTCTGGCAGACGTTCAGGAAGAGCCTGCTCCCGAAGCTCGGGTTGGTGCTGTTGGCGTCGATCGTCTTCATGGCGGTGTTCGCGCCGGTACTGGCCACCCACAATCCGACGCGGACGGGCTACTACGACGAACAGGGTGCGGAGTATCCCCCGCTCGGCCACGAATACACGACATCGGTCGCTGACGACGGCGACATCGTCGACGTGACGGTCGAGCCGACCACCGAACACGTACTCGGGACGAACAACGTCGGACAGGACGTCTATTCCCGGTTCCTCTACGGAGCGCGAGTCTCGCTGCTCGTCGGCCTCCTTGGGACGGCACTGGCAGTGGTGATCGGCGTTCCGATCGGGCTGGCTGCGGGCTACTACGGCGGCCGCGTCGACGACGGGCTGATGCGCATCGCCGACACCATGCTCGCGTTCCCGGCGCTCGTCCTCGCCCTGGCGCTGATCGGCGTCTTCGGGGAATCGCCGATATACGTCCCCGATCCGATCGTAGCGCTCGGGCTGGTCGACGGGATGCCCGACTCGATTCCGATTCCGGGGACGGTCACGATCGTCGCCGGACTCGTCACCTGGGTTTGGTTCGCGCGCGTCGCTCGCGGCGAGGCGTTGTCGATCCGCAGCGAGGAGTACGTCAAGGCCGCGCGGAGTTTCGGGACGAGTGACAGGACGATCCTGCTCAAACACGTGCTCCCGAACAGCCTCACGCCGATTATCGTCCTCGCGACGATTCAGGTCGCGGCGATCATCCTGCTCGAGGCCTCGCTGGCGTATCTCGGCTTCTCCGGGACGACGCTCTCGTGGGGCTACGAGATCGAACGCGGACAGGACGTCCTGCGGACTCGACCGTGGGTCGCTATGGTGCCGGGAATCGGGATCGTCCTGGCGGTGATCAGCGTCAACTTGCTCGGCGATTGGCTCCGCGATGCACTGGATCCGAACATCGAAGGTGAAGGCAGATGA
- a CDS encoding ABC transporter ATP-binding protein, producing MTEEILRVSDLSTRYFTQEGQVNAVSSLDLGIERGEVFGIVGESGSGKSVTARSVMNLIDPPGEITDGEIRYRNPDLVEAIADDHPDAIDGEFVKLLELPDDVRRSLRGTSFSMIFQDPESSFNPTLTVGEQLAEAVEVQRRASANPRSTRARTESAEYSLGSLLLSKVLPSRRYVSEESRDRAIELLELVGIPDPVERADEYPHEYSGGMLQRAMIAQALAGEPDVLIADEPTTALDVTIQAQILDLLDELQAETEMTILLITHNLGVIARMCDRVGVMYAGEIVERGTLADVFDEQVHPYTAGLLGSVPDLEGDAARRDAESRAAESRDDAAGRLQPIPGNVPSLLDHEMGDRCHFADRCPKAMTACLEHPPEYPAGGSDDHRARCVLAETEYDEGAALSDGYFDERERSAGDEHAGPEEPETEPPEERSRQPAETTGGEHQ from the coding sequence ATGACAGAGGAAATACTTCGCGTCTCCGACCTTTCGACGCGCTACTTCACGCAGGAGGGACAGGTAAACGCGGTCTCGTCGCTCGACCTCGGAATCGAACGCGGTGAGGTCTTCGGGATCGTCGGTGAAAGCGGAAGCGGGAAGAGCGTCACCGCCCGCTCCGTCATGAACCTGATCGACCCGCCGGGCGAGATCACGGACGGCGAGATCCGCTATCGGAACCCCGATCTCGTCGAGGCGATCGCCGACGACCACCCGGACGCGATCGACGGGGAGTTCGTGAAACTGCTCGAACTCCCCGACGACGTCAGGCGGTCGCTGCGAGGGACGTCGTTTAGCATGATCTTCCAGGACCCGGAGAGCAGTTTCAACCCGACGCTTACCGTCGGCGAACAACTCGCCGAGGCCGTCGAGGTCCAGCGCCGGGCCAGCGCCAACCCGCGGTCGACCCGCGCGCGAACCGAGTCCGCGGAGTACTCGCTGGGATCGCTGTTGCTCTCCAAAGTACTCCCCTCGCGGCGATACGTTAGCGAGGAGAGCCGCGACCGGGCGATCGAACTGCTCGAGCTGGTCGGCATTCCGGATCCGGTCGAGCGAGCCGACGAGTACCCACACGAGTACTCCGGCGGCATGCTCCAGCGAGCGATGATCGCGCAGGCGCTGGCCGGCGAGCCGGACGTGCTGATCGCCGACGAGCCGACGACGGCGCTCGACGTGACGATCCAGGCCCAGATCCTCGATCTCCTCGACGAGTTGCAGGCGGAGACCGAGATGACGATCCTGCTGATCACGCACAACCTCGGCGTCATCGCCCGCATGTGCGACCGGGTCGGCGTGATGTACGCGGGAGAGATCGTCGAACGCGGGACCTTAGCGGACGTCTTCGACGAGCAGGTCCACCCCTACACGGCGGGACTGCTCGGCTCGGTTCCCGACCTCGAGGGAGATGCGGCGCGACGCGATGCGGAGAGTCGAGCGGCCGAGTCGCGAGACGATGCGGCCGGCCGGCTCCAGCCCATTCCGGGGAACGTGCCGAGCCTCCTCGACCACGAAATGGGCGATCGGTGTCACTTCGCCGATCGGTGTCCGAAAGCGATGACGGCGTGTCTCGAACACCCGCCGGAGTATCCGGCCGGCGGGAGCGATGACCACCGAGCGCGCTGTGTCCTCGCCGAAACGGAGTACGACGAGGGCGCGGCGCTCTCGGACGGCTACTTCGACGAGAGGGAACGGTCGGCCGGGGACGAACACGCGGGGCCGGAAGAGCCCGAGACCGAACCTCCCGAAGAGCGGTCACGACAGCCGGCCGAGACCACCGGAGGTGAACACCAGTGA
- a CDS encoding ABC transporter ATP-binding protein produces MSADDPLVRVDDLRKYFWENDSVLDRLFGDEPVPVRAVDGVSFDIHEGETLGLVGESGCGKSTAGETLLRLQDPTEGRVEFDGENVYDLSGAALTDFRRRAQVVFQDPFSSLDPRMTIGDIVRQPLDVHEVGTDIERRERVRDLLERVGLSADQVDRYPHEFSGGQRQRIGIARALALEPEFVVLDEPTSALDVSVQAQVLNLLDDLQAEFDLTYLLISHDLSVIRHVCDRVAVMYLGEVVEIGPVEDLFEDPDHPYTRALLESVPRASTDERERDRETLAGDVPSPRDPPSGCRFRTRCPMVIPPDDLEVERETYRALMTLRQRIEQRDISLESVGGDDRFTIEDGGVPDSDVPAFVAALKDRLLAVDLPPRHDTIVEDVLAELATGDWDAAEDRLRAAYESVCERDRPELGDGSHPVACHLHDDTIDRTPAPDSLD; encoded by the coding sequence GTGAGCGCCGACGATCCGCTCGTTCGCGTCGACGACCTCCGGAAGTACTTCTGGGAGAACGATTCGGTTCTCGATCGCCTGTTCGGGGACGAACCGGTCCCCGTTCGCGCCGTCGACGGCGTCAGCTTCGACATCCACGAGGGCGAGACGCTGGGGCTGGTCGGCGAGTCCGGCTGCGGGAAGTCGACGGCGGGGGAAACGCTGCTTCGCCTGCAGGATCCCACCGAGGGCCGGGTCGAGTTCGACGGCGAGAACGTCTACGATCTCAGCGGGGCCGCTCTCACCGACTTCCGCCGGCGCGCACAGGTCGTCTTCCAAGACCCCTTCTCGAGTCTCGATCCACGAATGACGATCGGCGATATCGTCAGACAGCCCCTCGATGTCCACGAGGTCGGGACCGACATCGAGCGGCGAGAGCGGGTTCGGGACCTGCTCGAGCGCGTCGGCCTCTCGGCCGACCAGGTCGATCGCTACCCCCACGAGTTCTCCGGCGGCCAGCGCCAGCGGATCGGGATCGCTCGCGCGCTGGCGCTCGAGCCCGAGTTCGTCGTTCTCGACGAGCCGACGTCGGCGCTCGACGTCTCCGTCCAGGCACAGGTGTTGAACCTGCTCGACGACCTGCAAGCGGAGTTCGATCTCACGTATCTCCTGATCAGTCACGACCTCTCCGTGATTCGGCACGTCTGTGACCGCGTCGCGGTGATGTATCTCGGCGAAGTCGTCGAGATCGGCCCCGTCGAGGACCTGTTCGAAGACCCGGATCACCCCTACACGCGGGCGTTGCTCGAGAGCGTCCCGCGCGCGTCGACCGACGAACGGGAGCGCGATCGGGAGACGCTCGCCGGCGACGTGCCGTCCCCCCGGGATCCGCCGAGCGGTTGCCGGTTCCGGACCCGATGTCCGATGGTGATTCCACCCGACGATCTCGAGGTCGAACGGGAGACCTATCGCGCCCTCATGACGCTCCGCCAGCGGATCGAGCAGCGGGACATCTCCCTCGAATCGGTCGGCGGAGACGATCGGTTCACGATCGAGGACGGTGGGGTGCCGGACTCTGACGTTCCCGCGTTCGTCGCGGCACTGAAAGACCGATTGCTCGCGGTCGACCTGCCGCCGCGACACGACACGATCGTCGAGGACGTCCTCGCCGAACTGGCGACCGGGGACTGGGACGCGGCCGAGGACCGACTTCGGGCGGCGTACGAAAGCGTCTGCGAGCGCGATCGCCCAGAACTGGGAGACGGATCGCATCCGGTGGCCTGTCACCTCCACGACGATACGATCGATCGAACACCGGCTCCCGACTCCCTGGACTGA
- a CDS encoding DUF7285 family protein produces MSRSSMSNRGQTDPLAALVAVSALIAGIGLYGLYLTDTLPGTTDRTTETTALERIADDLESDGVVRAHDGDLADGIETGSLPHGRNVYVRLTIVADGRETVVGTAVFGTDGTSSPDAIDEAELDGPPEEAGVAERSIPVATAPGDVRGGTLLVGVWDG; encoded by the coding sequence ATGTCACGCTCGTCGATGTCTAACCGGGGGCAGACCGACCCCCTCGCCGCACTCGTCGCCGTCTCGGCGCTTATCGCCGGGATCGGTCTCTACGGACTCTATCTCACCGATACCCTTCCCGGAACGACCGATCGAACCACCGAAACGACGGCGCTCGAGCGGATCGCCGATGACCTCGAGAGCGACGGCGTCGTTCGCGCCCACGACGGCGATCTCGCGGACGGAATCGAGACCGGATCCTTGCCACACGGCCGGAACGTCTACGTCCGACTCACGATCGTCGCCGACGGTCGTGAAACCGTCGTCGGAACCGCCGTGTTCGGAACCGACGGAACGTCGAGCCCGGACGCAATTGATGAGGCGGAACTCGACGGCCCGCCCGAGGAGGCCGGCGTGGCAGAGCGCTCGATCCCCGTGGCGACGGCTCCCGGCGACGTGCGCGGCGGGACGCTGCTCGTGGGGGTGTGGGACGGATGA
- a CDS encoding DUF7311 family protein: MNRYVVAAVLTVALAALAAPAIERGATMNTNRQVETGIASIDDAATDLVATEEPSPDGHPNPRRVVELTLPRRSLTTVAVDHVRIVPRADRRATVVRYALADGRVRETIIDERIVGGDPDDTEPFVVRERGENRLALTLRTDADGKPVVVASRL; encoded by the coding sequence GTGAACCGCTACGTCGTCGCCGCCGTCCTGACGGTCGCGCTCGCCGCGCTCGCCGCACCGGCGATCGAGCGGGGCGCGACGATGAACACGAACCGGCAGGTCGAGACCGGGATCGCATCGATCGACGACGCCGCGACCGATCTCGTCGCCACCGAGGAGCCGTCGCCCGACGGCCACCCGAACCCCCGACGCGTCGTCGAGTTGACGCTCCCGCGTCGCTCGCTTACGACCGTCGCCGTCGACCACGTTCGGATCGTTCCGCGGGCCGATCGACGCGCCACCGTCGTCCGGTACGCGCTCGCGGACGGACGGGTCCGTGAGACGATCATCGACGAACGGATCGTCGGGGGCGATCCCGACGACACCGAGCCGTTCGTAGTCCGTGAGCGTGGCGAGAACAGGCTCGCGTTGACGCTTCGGACCGACGCGGACGGGAAGCCGGTCGTCGTCGCGAGCCGCCTGTGA
- a CDS encoding DUF7310 family coiled-coil domain-containing protein: MSDIERIEQRLSALERAVVDGDPEVPALEDRASLAADLETAVERLEAHDRRLADLEGRVDAVEGAVGGVESVDDAVERRANAAVAAVDRLEFRIDGLERALEGRHDRNGSRSGSEPGDEGAAERAAPKSTADARDERESGSPPIASADAAGESGERPGVERTVEAIVSTADDGGSSGDPLSESEVDGAAATDEADGATGILGSLRDRLP; encoded by the coding sequence ATGAGCGACATCGAACGGATCGAACAGCGGCTGTCGGCGCTCGAGCGCGCGGTCGTCGACGGCGACCCCGAGGTACCGGCGCTCGAGGACCGCGCGTCGCTCGCCGCCGACCTCGAAACGGCCGTCGAGCGCCTCGAGGCACACGACCGACGGCTCGCCGATCTCGAGGGACGCGTCGACGCGGTCGAGGGTGCCGTCGGCGGCGTCGAATCGGTTGACGACGCGGTCGAACGGCGGGCCAACGCGGCCGTGGCGGCGGTCGACCGGCTCGAGTTCCGCATTGACGGCCTCGAGCGAGCCCTCGAGGGCCGCCACGATCGAAACGGTTCGCGGTCCGGTTCCGAACCGGGTGACGAGGGGGCGGCCGAGCGAGCAGCGCCGAAATCGACGGCCGACGCTCGAGACGAACGCGAGTCGGGGAGCCCGCCCATCGCGTCGGCGGACGCGGCCGGGGAAAGCGGTGAACGCCCCGGCGTCGAACGGACCGTCGAGGCGATCGTGTCGACGGCCGACGACGGAGGCTCGAGCGGCGACCCGCTGTCGGAGAGCGAGGTGGACGGAGCGGCAGCCACGGACGAGGCGGACGGGGCGACCGGCATCCTCGGATCGCTCCGGGACAGACTCCCGTGA
- a CDS encoding DUF7284 family protein, which yields MRSDRAVSTVMDVAMALLLVSASVLLLGTHLYGTTPDPDGDRADHTAAVLGATTISVQYSLADADPVAERPGEYHRTEYGSATGLLADAAVANARIDGTPIRPTGDEFEAAVDAAIGSALIGSDREFYAVAEWEPYENASINGTATAGERPPPTADVSSVTLTASSGLPAVDADEIERASLEGGTDWNDRLGDRTDLVADSDSAGFEAAGMVLGDAIVRGYFPPEETQLALESQGLSRELAVFQYQRMVAPLEYEFSGTTNPAHHGPLKREKADALEANAQVRRGIADADRFGRDGLGEWLAEDLQDAFAEEIATIDDEYSGTARDERIAALLADEVSTAEVTITIQTW from the coding sequence ATGAGGTCGGATCGTGCGGTGAGTACGGTCATGGACGTTGCGATGGCACTGCTGCTCGTCAGTGCGAGCGTCCTGTTGCTCGGTACCCACCTGTACGGGACCACACCCGACCCCGACGGGGACCGGGCCGACCACACGGCCGCGGTACTCGGCGCGACGACCATCAGCGTCCAGTACAGCCTCGCCGACGCCGATCCAGTCGCCGAACGACCCGGCGAGTACCACCGGACCGAGTACGGGTCCGCAACCGGCCTGCTCGCGGATGCGGCCGTCGCGAACGCCCGCATCGACGGGACGCCGATCCGCCCCACGGGCGACGAGTTCGAGGCCGCCGTCGACGCCGCCATCGGGAGCGCACTGATCGGGTCCGACCGCGAGTTCTACGCCGTCGCCGAGTGGGAACCCTACGAGAACGCCTCGATCAACGGGACGGCGACCGCCGGCGAACGGCCGCCACCGACCGCGGACGTCTCGAGCGTGACGCTGACCGCCTCGAGCGGACTGCCGGCCGTCGACGCCGACGAGATCGAACGCGCGTCCCTCGAGGGCGGGACCGATTGGAACGACCGCCTTGGCGATCGAACCGACCTCGTTGCGGATTCCGACTCGGCCGGTTTCGAAGCCGCGGGTATGGTCCTCGGGGACGCGATCGTTCGGGGCTACTTCCCGCCCGAGGAGACGCAACTGGCACTCGAGAGTCAGGGCCTCTCCCGCGAACTCGCCGTCTTCCAGTACCAGCGCATGGTCGCGCCGCTCGAGTACGAGTTCTCCGGGACGACGAACCCCGCCCATCATGGCCCGCTCAAACGCGAGAAAGCGGACGCTCTCGAGGCAAACGCACAGGTTCGACGCGGGATCGCTGACGCGGACCGATTCGGCCGGGACGGGCTCGGAGAGTGGCTCGCCGAGGATCTGCAGGACGCCTTCGCCGAGGAAATCGCGACGATCGACGACGAGTACAGCGGCACCGCCCGCGACGAGCGGATCGCAGCGCTGCTCGCCGACGAGGTATCGACCGCCGAGGTAACCATCACGATTCAGACCTGGTAA
- a CDS encoding DUF7283 family protein produces the protein MHLEAPIDGWYVWLAVSIVSAAVGTVALGLPTGPPPDANRAANAIEETAGSPYEASSTYDHDATAIKVTGRTVAMRNEHGTTRATLTYGHVVPVAGNERLENVSAGRAVEDEYAGAVRDPSRNAIDAFLADVESAYETNTDEWQTANGPLRTRTVATGAVPSVSATVDIELVPGDQTHEATFEYESTAETGIRLRASGSDDRGHIDERVTGTPTRKTETVAQFDENSAMSFPIDLRVNAGGTQLCTETVRTDRGDQPVRICPPGGKTLETTGIDDRGYVRRDTEADSFYVTLVDV, from the coding sequence ATGCACCTGGAAGCACCGATCGACGGCTGGTACGTCTGGCTCGCCGTCTCCATCGTCAGCGCCGCCGTCGGTACCGTTGCGCTCGGTCTACCGACCGGCCCGCCACCGGACGCGAACCGAGCAGCCAACGCCATCGAGGAGACGGCCGGCAGTCCCTACGAGGCGAGTTCGACCTACGACCACGACGCGACCGCGATCAAGGTCACCGGCCGCACCGTCGCAATGCGAAACGAACACGGCACGACGCGGGCGACGCTCACTTACGGCCACGTGGTCCCCGTCGCGGGGAACGAACGGCTCGAGAACGTCTCCGCCGGCCGTGCCGTCGAGGACGAGTACGCGGGGGCAGTCCGGGATCCGAGTCGGAACGCGATCGATGCCTTTCTGGCGGACGTCGAATCGGCATACGAGACGAACACCGACGAGTGGCAGACCGCGAACGGGCCGTTACGAACGCGGACCGTCGCGACGGGCGCGGTACCGTCCGTCAGCGCTACCGTCGACATCGAACTCGTTCCCGGCGACCAGACACACGAAGCGACCTTCGAGTACGAGTCGACCGCAGAAACCGGGATCCGGCTGCGGGCAAGCGGGAGCGACGACCGGGGACATATCGACGAGCGGGTCACGGGAACGCCAACGCGGAAGACCGAGACCGTCGCGCAGTTCGACGAGAACTCTGCGATGTCGTTCCCGATCGACCTGCGGGTCAACGCCGGCGGCACCCAACTGTGTACCGAAACCGTTCGGACCGACCGAGGAGACCAGCCCGTCAGGATCTGTCCGCCCGGCGGAAAGACCCTCGAGACGACCGGTATCGACGATCGAGGCTACGTTCGTCGCGATACGGAGGCTGATTCGTTCTATGTCACGCTCGTCGATGTCTAA
- a CDS encoding DMT family transporter produces MSRYQTLSLFLVLAALWGAAFVAISAGLSHLPPILFAALRYDIAGLLMLGYAAAVADWRPRDRAGWWQVLVGAGLLIAAYHAFLFVGQLHTTAAAAAIVVSLSPVLSTGFARALVPTDALSPVGLVGVVVGLVGVAIVVRPDPGSLLAADAVAKGLVFCAALAFALGSVLTRRIDADLAIETMEAWSMLGGAAMLHLVSLALGEPIVPTDWIHPEAIGALAYLAVGASAVGFLIYFELLERLGAVEINMVSYVAPIVAAVVGWLYLGEVVDTAALVGFGVIVVGFLLVKRRAIRRELGQVRSREASE; encoded by the coding sequence GTGAGCCGATATCAGACCCTCTCGCTCTTTCTGGTGCTTGCAGCGTTGTGGGGAGCAGCGTTCGTCGCGATCAGTGCCGGGCTGTCGCATCTCCCGCCGATACTGTTTGCGGCGCTTCGATACGACATCGCCGGGCTCCTGATGCTCGGCTACGCGGCCGCCGTCGCCGACTGGCGACCGCGCGACCGGGCCGGCTGGTGGCAGGTCCTCGTCGGTGCCGGGCTCCTGATCGCGGCCTACCACGCATTCCTGTTCGTCGGCCAGCTGCACACGACCGCCGCGGCCGCAGCCATCGTGGTGAGCCTCTCACCGGTCCTGAGTACCGGGTTCGCGCGGGCGCTCGTCCCCACGGACGCCCTCTCTCCCGTCGGTCTCGTCGGCGTCGTCGTCGGACTCGTCGGCGTTGCCATCGTCGTCCGCCCCGATCCGGGCAGCCTGCTCGCGGCGGACGCCGTGGCCAAGGGACTGGTCTTCTGTGCCGCGCTGGCCTTTGCCCTCGGTAGCGTCCTCACCCGCCGCATCGACGCCGACCTCGCGATCGAGACGATGGAGGCCTGGTCGATGCTCGGCGGCGCGGCCATGCTCCATCTCGTGAGCCTCGCGCTCGGCGAACCGATCGTGCCGACCGATTGGATCCATCCCGAGGCGATCGGCGCGCTCGCGTACCTCGCGGTGGGAGCAAGCGCCGTCGGCTTCCTCATCTATTTCGAACTGCTCGAGCGGCTGGGTGCCGTCGAGATCAACATGGTGTCCTACGTCGCCCCGATCGTCGCGGCCGTGGTCGGCTGGCTCTACCTCGGCGAGGTCGTTGATACCGCCGCACTGGTCGGGTTCGGCGTCATCGTCGTCGGCTTCCTCCTCGTGAAACGCCGGGCGATCCGCCGGGAGCTGGGGCAGGTCCGGTCCCGGGAGGCGAGCGAGTAG
- a CDS encoding DUF7344 domain-containing protein, whose amino-acid sequence MNQTNASRMEAACSLLAESERRYLLYQLAEDATANLEDVVTQVAAWELDARPATIGKEQRQRIYVSLVHNHLPRLADYDIIDYDLRSGDVVLDDGFDDIKPLLEQFKQTEEKVEIRELPSL is encoded by the coding sequence ATGAACCAGACGAACGCGAGCCGGATGGAAGCGGCCTGTTCCCTTCTCGCCGAGTCCGAACGCCGGTATCTCCTCTATCAACTGGCCGAGGACGCGACCGCGAACCTCGAGGACGTCGTCACGCAGGTCGCCGCCTGGGAACTCGATGCCCGTCCTGCGACGATCGGGAAGGAACAGCGCCAGCGGATCTACGTCTCGCTGGTCCACAACCACCTCCCGCGGCTCGCCGACTACGATATCATCGATTACGACCTCCGCAGCGGCGACGTCGTCCTCGATGACGGGTTCGACGACATCAAACCACTGCTCGAGCAGTTCAAACAGACCGAGGAGAAAGTCGAGATCCGCGAACTGCCCTCGCTCTGA
- a CDS encoding ATPase, T2SS/T4P/T4SS family, with amino-acid sequence MLQNPPERLRSVVDRVDGTRLGLGGLFDNWGDEPDTGCTCRTAVDAETLRIDASDCDGCLESSVPCRRTAIEALADREANAIVVRSNGLERRYADRGVALLGSAGRFVALLGHRDDRLASAAARDPLAVGEELRTRVGPVADIGVESGLVAAAERAEGYESALTATVGLTIGHYFVDRSIADGARLVDARSLSTGSEARIYDRPDETPQYALEIVDTTLSESDRRLLLEGYEAIAEGVVEGDRAGPRAIERASGEPATPQLAGVLTKHTAGYGVLEDLFADPRVTDVFVTSPVSANPIRVVVDGESMPTNVSLTRAGAQALASRVRRTSGRAFSRASPTVDATAALENGTGIRVAGVTEPVADGIAFAFRERPDERFTLPALVANGTVSAAAAALLSVAVERNAAALIAGTRGAGKTTLLGTLLYELPPATRTVLIEDTPELPVDTLQSVGRDVQALRTGTGDGPEIAPDEALRTALRLGDGALVVGEIRGEEAGVLYEAMRVGANANAVLGTIHGDGADDVAERVVTDLGVEPSSFAATDLIVTVQTHRTPDGRTRRLAAIEEVIDDGDTHRFEPLYELEGEDAVATGRIDRGESRLVDRLAGPTESYADVRRAIAARTDLLSRLAGEGRTSPDAVTRAYADRTDE; translated from the coding sequence ATGTTACAGAACCCACCCGAGCGGCTCCGCTCGGTCGTCGATCGCGTCGACGGCACGCGGCTCGGTCTCGGGGGCCTCTTCGACAACTGGGGCGACGAACCGGACACCGGGTGTACGTGTCGAACGGCCGTCGACGCGGAGACGCTCCGGATCGACGCGAGCGACTGCGACGGCTGCCTCGAGTCGTCCGTCCCCTGTCGCCGGACCGCGATCGAGGCACTCGCCGACCGCGAAGCGAACGCGATCGTCGTGCGATCGAACGGCCTCGAGCGCCGGTACGCAGACCGCGGCGTCGCCCTGCTGGGCTCGGCCGGTCGGTTCGTCGCGCTGCTTGGTCATCGCGACGACCGGCTGGCGTCGGCCGCCGCTCGGGACCCGCTCGCCGTCGGCGAGGAACTCCGGACCCGAGTCGGTCCAGTCGCGGACATCGGCGTCGAATCGGGACTCGTGGCGGCCGCCGAGCGCGCCGAGGGCTACGAGTCGGCCCTGACCGCGACCGTCGGACTCACGATCGGTCACTACTTCGTCGATCGGTCGATCGCCGACGGGGCGCGTCTCGTCGATGCGCGATCGCTGTCGACCGGCAGCGAGGCACGGATCTACGACCGCCCCGACGAGACGCCGCAGTACGCCCTCGAGATCGTCGATACGACCCTCTCCGAGAGTGACCGCCGGCTCCTCCTCGAGGGCTACGAGGCGATCGCCGAGGGGGTCGTCGAGGGGGACCGAGCGGGACCGCGGGCGATCGAACGCGCGAGCGGGGAGCCGGCCACTCCCCAACTGGCGGGCGTTCTCACGAAGCATACGGCCGGCTACGGCGTCCTCGAGGACCTGTTCGCGGACCCGCGCGTGACCGATGTCTTCGTCACCTCGCCGGTCTCGGCGAACCCGATCCGGGTCGTCGTCGACGGGGAGTCGATGCCGACGAACGTCTCGCTCACTCGAGCGGGCGCACAGGCACTTGCGTCCCGGGTTCGACGCACCAGCGGCCGGGCCTTTTCCCGGGCGAGCCCGACCGTCGACGCGACGGCCGCGCTCGAGAACGGGACCGGCATCCGAGTGGCCGGCGTCACCGAACCGGTCGCCGACGGAATCGCGTTCGCGTTCCGGGAGCGGCCGGACGAGCGGTTCACCCTCCCCGCGCTGGTCGCGAACGGAACGGTATCGGCGGCGGCCGCGGCGTTGCTCTCGGTGGCCGTCGAGCGAAACGCCGCCGCCCTGATCGCCGGCACGAGAGGGGCCGGCAAGACGACGCTGCTTGGCACGCTGCTGTACGAACTTCCGCCGGCGACGCGGACGGTCCTGATAGAGGACACGCCGGAGCTGCCCGTCGACACGTTACAGTCGGTCGGTCGCGACGTACAAGCGCTCCGGACCGGTACTGGCGACGGGCCCGAAATCGCCCCGGACGAGGCACTCAGGACCGCCCTCCGGCTGGGCGACGGCGCGCTCGTCGTCGGCGAGATCCGCGGCGAGGAGGCGGGGGTCCTCTACGAGGCGATGCGCGTCGGGGCCAACGCCAACGCCGTCCTCGGGACGATCCACGGCGACGGGGCCGATGATGTCGCCGAGCGGGTCGTGACCGACCTCGGTGTCGAACCCTCTTCGTTCGCCGCGACGGATCTGATCGTGACCGTCCAGACCCACCGGACCCCCGACGGCCGAACCCGCCGCCTCGCCGCCATCGAGGAGGTGATCGACGACGGCGACACCCACCGGTTCGAACCGCTGTACGAACTCGAGGGCGAGGACGCGGTCGCAACCGGTCGGATCGACCGCGGCGAGAGCCGGCTGGTGGACCGGCTCGCCGGACCGACCGAGTCCTACGCCGACGTGCGCCGGGCGATCGCGGCCCGGACTGACCTGCTCTCGCGGCTCGCCGGCGAGGGCCGAACGAGTCCCGACGCGGTCACGCGAGCCTACGCGGACCGGACCGACGAGTGA